The following DNA comes from Candidatus Hydrogenedens sp..
CGCTGGTTATACCTTCCTGCTCTTGATGTTGTCAAAAGAATTGCTGCTTCCGATGAGCGAACCAGTTTTGTTGGCTCCCATTTCTTCTACGAAGATGTCTCGGGCAGAGGTATTGATGAAGATAACCACGAATTAATCGAAACCACACAAAATTTCTATGTTATCAAAAACACACCCAAAGACCCCAAAAGCGTTGAATTCGATTCCTACAAAGTCTATGTTCATAAAACTACATTCATTCCTGTAAAGGCTGAATTTGAAAAAGGAGGCAAGGTTTACCGTATAGCAGAAGCCCTCGAAGTAAAAGATATTCAAGGTTATCCAACCGTCGTAAAATCTAAAATGACAGATACCAATATCGGTGGTGAAACATTATTAGAATACTCCGATGTCCAATATGACATTAATTTACCGGACGATATCTTTACAGAACGCTATCTGAGAAAAGCCCCCAGAGAATACTTAAAATAAATCTAACAGGTTACTAAACTTATCAAAGGCCACCCCATAATACTTGTTCAATACAACAAGTATTATGAGGTGGCTAAACATCTTTCGCCCTCACAAATGTCCCATCCGTCCCATCTTTCCCATCCGTCCCATCTGTCCCATTTGTCCCATTCGTCCCATCCGTCCCATTCGTCCCATCCGTCCCATCTGTCCCATTTGTCCCATTCGTCCCATCTGTCCCATCCGTCCCGTTCGTCTCGTCCGTCCCCTCT
Coding sequences within:
- a CDS encoding outer membrane lipoprotein-sorting protein, producing MKHVSIFLTAIVAIFLLIPQAFSQDLNDVNEIVKKANHAAYYKGKDGRARVKMTIKDAQGRERTRDLTILRKNMDDKDEEQHFYVYFHQPADVRDTVFMVHKHIGKDDDRWLYLPALDVVKRIAASDERTSFVGSHFFYEDVSGRGIDEDNHELIETTQNFYVIKNTPKDPKSVEFDSYKVYVHKTTFIPVKAEFEKGGKVYRIAEALEVKDIQGYPTVVKSKMTDTNIGGETLLEYSDVQYDINLPDDIFTERYLRKAPREYLK